One genomic window of Trichosurus vulpecula isolate mTriVul1 chromosome X, mTriVul1.pri, whole genome shotgun sequence includes the following:
- the LOC118832720 gene encoding ras-related protein Rab-1B-like: MDPECDYLFKLLLIGDSGVGKSCLLLRFADDTYTDSYVSTIGVDFKIHTIQLDGKTVKLQIWDTAGQERFRTITSSYYHGAHGIILVYDVSDVASYANVKQWLMEVERFGSQSTKMLLVGNKNDLVTKKVVDHVIAKEFTDSLGIPFLETSAKNATNVEQVFLTMATKIKRHVRAMPISDEEFLNFKIDSSPVKPVWGSCC; encoded by the coding sequence ATGGACCCTGAGTGTGATTACTTGTTTAAGCTGCTGCTGATCGGGGATTCTGGTGTGGGCAAGTCTTGCCTGTTGCTGCGCTTCGCGGACGACACCTACACTGACAGTTATGTCAGTACCATCGGGGTGGACTTCAAGATCCACACCATCCAACTGGATGGTAAGACTGTGAAGCTGCAGATCTGGGACACGGCTGGCCAGGAGCGCTTCCGCACCATCACCTCGAGCTACTACCATGGGGCCCATGGCATTATTTTGGTGTATGATGTCAGTGACGTTGCGTCCTATGCCAACGTGAAGCAGTGGCTGATGGAGGTGGAGCGCTTTGGCAGCCAAAGCACCAAAATGCTGCTGGTGGGCAACAAGAACGACCTTGTTACCAAGAAGGTGGTGGACCACGTCATTGCCAAGGAGTTTACTGATTCCCTGGGCATCCCCTTCCTGGAGACCAGCGCCAAGAACGCCACTAATGTCGAGCAAGTCTTCCTCACCATGGCCACCAAGATCAAGAGACACGTAAGAGCCATGCCCATTTCCGATGAAGAGTTCCTTAACTTCAAGATTGACAGCTCTCCTGTGAAGCCAGTGTGGGGGAGTTGTTGCTAA